One Neovison vison isolate M4711 chromosome 2, ASM_NN_V1, whole genome shotgun sequence genomic window carries:
- the NCDN gene encoding neurochondrin — translation MSCCDLAAAGQLGKAGIMASDCEPALNQAESRNPTLERYLGALREAKNDSEQFAALLLVTKAVKAGDIDAKTRRRIFDAVGFTFPNRLLTTKEAPDGCPDHVLRALGVALLACFCSDPELAAHPQVLNKIPILSTFLTARGDPDDAARRSMIDDTYQCLTAVAGTPRGPRHLIAGGTVSALCQAYLGHGYGFDQALALLVGLLAAAETQCWKEAEPDLLAVLRGLSEDFQKAEDASKFELCQLLPLFLPPTTVPSECLRDLQAGLARILGSKLSSWQRNPALKLAARLAHACGSDWIPVGNSGSKFLALLVNLACVEVRLALEETGTEVKEDVVTACYALMELGIQECTRCEQSLLKEPQKVQLVSIMKEAIGAVIHYLLQVGPEKQKEPFVFASVRILGAWLAEETSSLRKEVCQLLPFLVRYAKTLYEEAEEANDLSQQVATLAISPTAPGPTWPGDALRLLLPGWCHLTVEDGPREILIKEGAPSLLCKYFLQQWELTSPGHDTSVLPDSVEIGLQTCCHIFLNLVVTAPGLIKRDACFTSLMNTLMTSLPSLVQQPGRLLLAANVATLGLLMARLLSTSPALQGTPASRGFFAAAILFLSQSHVARATPGSDQAVLVLSPDYEGIWADLQELWFLGMQAFTGCVPLLPWLAPAALRSRWPQELLQLLASVSPNSVKPEMVAAYQGVLVELARANRLCREAMRLQAGEETASHYRMAALEQCLSEP, via the exons TTGGGCAAGGCGGGCATCATGGCCTCGGATTGCGAGCCAGCTCTGAACCAGGCAGAGAGCCGGAACCCCACCCTGGAGCGCTACCTGGGAGCCCTCCGTGAGGCCAAGAATGACAGCGAGCAGTTTGCAGCCCTGCTGCTA GTGACCAAGGCAGTCAAAGCAGGTGACATCGATGCCAAAACTCGGCGGCGGATCTTCGATGCTGTAGGCTTCACCTTCCCCAATCGTCTTCTGACCACGAAGGAGGCCCCAGATGGCTGCCCTGACCATGTTCTCCGAGCCCTGGGTGTGGCCCTGCTGGCCTGCTTCTGCAGTGACCCTGAACTGGCCGCCCATCCCCAGGTCCTGAACAAGATCCCCATCCTTAGCACCTTCCTCACTGCCCGGGGGGACCCGGATGATGCTGCTCGCCGTTCCATGATTGATGACACCTACCAGTGCCTGACAGCTGTGGCAGGCACACCCCGTGGGCCCCGGCACCTCATTGCTGGGGGCACCGTGTCCGCCCTGTGTCAAGCATACCTGGGCCACGGCTATGGCTTTGACCAGGCCCTGGCACTTCTGGTGGGGCTGCTGGCGGCTGCGGAGACCCAGTGCTGGAAGGAGGCGGAGCCTGACCTCCTAGCTGTGTTACGGGGCCTCAGTGAAGATTTCCAGAAAGCCGAGGATGCCAGCAAGTTTGAGCTCTGCCAGCTGCTGCCCCTCTTTCTGCCCCCGACAACCGTGCCCTCTGAGTGCCTCCGGGATCTGCAGGCCGGGCTGGCACGCATCCTGGGCAGCAAGCTGAGCTCCTGGCAGCGCAACCCTGCCCTAAAGCTGGCTGCCCGCCTGGCGCACGCCTGCGGCTCCGACTGGATCCCAGTGGGCAACTCCGGGAGCAAGTTCCTGGCCTTGTTGGTGAATCTGGCATGTGTGGAGGTACGGCTGGCGCTGGAGGAGACCGGCACAGAAGTGAAAGAGGATGTGGTGACCGCCTGCTACGCCCTCATGGAGTTGGGGATCCAGGAGTGCACCCGCTGTGAGCAGTCGCTGCTCAAGGAGCCTCAGAAGGTGCAGCTCGTGAGCATCATGAAGGAGGCCATTGGGGCTGTCATCCACTACCTGCTGCAG GTGGggccagagaagcagaaggagcccTTTGTGTTTGCTTCGGTGCGGATCCTGGGGGCCTGGCTGGCCGAGGAGACCTCATCCCTGCGCAAGGAGGTCTGCCAGCTGCTGCCCTTCCTTGTGCGCTATGCCAAGACCCTCTACGAGGAGGCCGAGGAGGCGAATGACCTCTCCCAGCAGGTGGCCACCCTGGCCATCTCCCCCACCGCCCCAGGGCCCACCTGGCCGGGGGATGCTCTCCG GCTCCTTCTGCCCGGCTGGTGCCACCTGACTGTCGAAGATGGGCCCCGGGAGATCCTGATCAAGGAGGGAGCCCCCTCACTTCTCTGCAAGTATTTCTTGCAGCAGTGGGAGCTCACGTCCCCGGGCCACGATACCTCAGTGCTGCCTGACAGCGTGGAGATCGGCCTGCAGACCTGCTGTCACATCTTCCTCAACCTCGTGGTCACCGCACCGGGGCTGATCAA GCGAGATGCCTGCTTCACATCTCTCATGAACACCCTGATGACGTCGCTGCCCTCACTGGTGCAGCAGCCCGGGAGATTGCTTCTGGCTGCCAATGTGGCCACCCTGGGCCTTCTCATGGCCCGGCTCCTCAGCACCTCTCCAG CTCTCCAGGGAACGCCGGCCTCCCGAGGTTTCTTTGCGGCCGCCATCCTCTTCCTGTCACAGTCCCACGTGGCGCGGGCCACGCCGGGCTCGGACCAGGCAGTGTTGGTCCTGTCCCCCGACTACGAGGGCATCTGGGCCGACCTGCAGGAGCTCTGGTTCCTGGGCATGCAGGCCTTCACGGGCTGCGTGCCCCTGCTGCCCTGGCTGGCCCCCGCTGCCTTGCGCTCCCGCTGGCCACAAGAGCTGCTCCAGCTGCTCGCCAGCGTCAGCCCCAACTCCGTCAAGCCCGAGATGGTCGCTGCCTATCAGGGCGTCCTGGTGGAGCTGGCACGGGCCAACCGGCTGTGCCGGGAGGCCATGCGGCTGCAGGCGGGTGAGGAGACGGCCAGCCACTACCGCATGGCCGCCCTGGAGCAGTGCCTGTCGGAGCCCTGA